From a single Drosophila sulfurigaster albostrigata strain 15112-1811.04 chromosome 3, ASM2355843v2, whole genome shotgun sequence genomic region:
- the LOC133840637 gene encoding spermine synthase isoform X3, producing the protein MYTFSSPKVIASMQNERIIEYDIDTLVYEARSPFQKIQIMHSKTLGNMLILDELQNIAESDLIYTETLMGRGIENYEGKEICILGGGDGALLYELLKEKPKHVVMLEIDELVMQACNKYLNTICGDVLEKRKTEQYEIIVGDCVEYMKKFIADGRKFDYVFGDLTDIPISGAPIGECWDFIRTIFEHSFKLLKPDGKFLTHGNGTSCLESLQLFEDQLRLLKPKVKFTTSKAFVPSFMEEWLFYQVTFA; encoded by the exons ATGTACACATTTAGTAGCCCCAAAGTAATTGCGTCGATGCAAA ATGAACGCATCATCGAGTATGACATTGATACACTGGTGTATGAGGCACGTTCGCCGTTCCAGAAGATTCAGATTATGCACTCCAAAACGCTGGGAAATATGCTTATCCTCGACGAACTGCAGA ACATTGCCGAGTCCGATTTGATTTACACAGAAACCCTAATGGGTCGCGGCATTGAGAACTACGAGGGCAAGGAGATTTGCATTCTTGGCGGCGGTGATGGTGCTCTCTTGTATGAGTTGCTCAAGGAGAAGCCAAAGCATGTCGTTATGCTGGAGATTGATGAGCTGGTCATGCAGGCCTGCAACAAGTATTTGAACACCATTTGTGGCGATGTCCTTGAGAAACGCAAGACCGAACAATACGAGATCATTGTGGGCGATTGTGTGGAGTATATGAAGAAGTTTATCGCTGATGGCCGCAAGTTTGATTACGTTTTCGGAGATCTTACTGATATACCCATCTCGGGTGCACCGATTGGTGAATGCTGGGATTTTATACGTACCATTTTTGAGCATTCATTCAAGTTGTTGAAACCAGATGGCAAGTTCTTGACCCATGGAAATGGCACCAGCTGCTTGGAATCGTTGCAGTTGTTTGAGGATCAGTTGCGTTTGCTGAAGCCGAAGGTGAAGTTTACCACATCGAAGGCATTTGTGCCGTCGTTCATGGAAGAATGGCTGTTCTATCAAGTGACCTTCGCTTGA
- the LOC133839877 gene encoding delta-aminolevulinic acid dehydratase produces MERKLHSGIHHPTLRLLQESGCEILPHNLMYPVFIVSNDDDEQPIASMPGISRYGVNRLREHLEPLVKKGLSSVLLFGVVESELKDEQATNADSPRNPVVRALPKLREWFPDLLIACDVCICPYASHGHCGLLGDNGLENGPSIKRIADIAVAYGKAGAHIVAPSDMMDNRVMAIKQALIDANMNSVSLLAYSAKFASNFYGPFREAAQSAPAFGDRRCYQLPSGSRNLAMRAVQRDVSEGADMLMVKPGMPYLDILRQTKDTYPYHTLYVYQVSGEYAMLYHAAQAGAFALRDAVLESMKGFKRAGADCIITYFTPYLLDILTKSA; encoded by the coding sequence ATGGAACGAAAACTGCACAGTGGAATACATCATCCAACGCTGCGATTGCTGCAGGAATCTGGCTGTGAAATTCTGCCGCACAACCTTATGTATCCTGTGTTTATAGTGAGCAATGACGACGATGAACAACCCATTGCCAGCATGCCCGGAATTTCGCGATACGGTGTGAATCGATTACGCGAGCATTTGGAACCGCTGGTTAAGAAGGGATTATCCTCCGTGCTGTTGTTTGGCGTAGTGGAAAGCGAACTCAAAGATGAGCAGGCCACGAATGCTGACTCCCCGCGTAATCCTGTGGTGCGTGCATTGCCCAAGCTACGTGAATGGTTCCCCGATCTGCTCATCGCGTGTGACGTCTGCATCTGTCCATATGCCTCGCATGGTCACTGTGGCCTGCTTGGAGATAATGGGTTGGAGAATGGACCGAGCATCAAGCGCATCGCCGACATAGCCGTCGCCTATGGCAAGGCGGGAGCACACATTGTGGCGCCATCGGACATGATGGACAACCGAGTGATGGCCATCAAGCAGGCGTTAATCGACGCCAACATGAACAGCGTCTCGTTGCTGGCATACTCAGCGAAATTCGCGTCCAATTTCTACGGCCCATTCCGTGAGGCGGCGCAGTCGGCGCCCGCTTTCGGGGATCGACGTTGCTATCAGCTCCCAAGCGGCTCCCGCAACTTGGCCATGCGTGCCGTGCAGCGTGATGTGAGCGAAGGTGCCGACATGCTGATGGTCAAGCCGGGCATGCCGTACTTGGACATCTTGCGCCAGACCAAGGACACGTATCCCTATCATACATTGTACGTCTATCAGGTGTCCGGAGAGTATGCGATGCTCTATCATGCTGCCCAGGCGGGAGCTTTTGCTCTGCGCGACGCGGTGCTAGAGTCGATGAAGGGATTCAAGCGTGCGGGCGCCGACTGCATTATCACGTACTTCACTCCATATCTGCTGGACATTCTGACAAAGTCCGCATAA
- the LOC133840637 gene encoding spermine synthase isoform X4 — MHSKTLGNMLILDELQNIAESDLIYTETLMGRGIENYEGKEICILGGGDGALLYELLKEKPKHVVMLEIDELVMQACNKYLNTICGDVLEKRKTEQYEIIVGDCVEYMKKFIADGRKFDYVFGDLTDIPISGAPIGECWDFIRTIFEHSFKLLKPDGKFLTHGNGTSCLESLQLFEDQLRLLKPKVKFTTSKAFVPSFMEEWLFYQVTFA, encoded by the exons ATGCACTCCAAAACGCTGGGAAATATGCTTATCCTCGACGAACTGCAGA ACATTGCCGAGTCCGATTTGATTTACACAGAAACCCTAATGGGTCGCGGCATTGAGAACTACGAGGGCAAGGAGATTTGCATTCTTGGCGGCGGTGATGGTGCTCTCTTGTATGAGTTGCTCAAGGAGAAGCCAAAGCATGTCGTTATGCTGGAGATTGATGAGCTGGTCATGCAGGCCTGCAACAAGTATTTGAACACCATTTGTGGCGATGTCCTTGAGAAACGCAAGACCGAACAATACGAGATCATTGTGGGCGATTGTGTGGAGTATATGAAGAAGTTTATCGCTGATGGCCGCAAGTTTGATTACGTTTTCGGAGATCTTACTGATATACCCATCTCGGGTGCACCGATTGGTGAATGCTGGGATTTTATACGTACCATTTTTGAGCATTCATTCAAGTTGTTGAAACCAGATGGCAAGTTCTTGACCCATGGAAATGGCACCAGCTGCTTGGAATCGTTGCAGTTGTTTGAGGATCAGTTGCGTTTGCTGAAGCCGAAGGTGAAGTTTACCACATCGAAGGCATTTGTGCCGTCGTTCATGGAAGAATGGCTGTTCTATCAAGTGACCTTCGCTTGA
- the LOC133840637 gene encoding spermine synthase isoform X1 has translation MALQTILFDFTLDAEKTATSSQRQDVARVVRNELEHVFSQLELAYSMESLDGGYFAVLHENKETIITCRIFQKGLLTINVEYYLADGKEPLMSFDTMRTMELILRQKLDSDRSKYLPPIKRGGYIDIYMTSSACMYTFSSPKVIASMQNERIIEYDIDTLVYEARSPFQKIQIMHSKTLGNMLILDELQNIAESDLIYTETLMGRGIENYEGKEICILGGGDGALLYELLKEKPKHVVMLEIDELVMQACNKYLNTICGDVLEKRKTEQYEIIVGDCVEYMKKFIADGRKFDYVFGDLTDIPISGAPIGECWDFIRTIFEHSFKLLKPDGKFLTHGNGTSCLESLQLFEDQLRLLKPKVKFTTSKAFVPSFMEEWLFYQVTFA, from the exons ATGGCGCTCCAGACAATACTTTTCGATTTTACACTGGATGCTGAGAAAACAGCAACATCTTCGCAACGTCAGGACGTTGCCCGTGTCGTTCGTAACGAGTTGGAACATGTGTTCTCCCAGCTGGAATTGGCATATTCTATGGAATCCCTGGATGGCGGATACTTTGCGGTGCTGCACGAGAATAAGGAGACCATTATCACTTGCCGCATCTTCCAGAAGGGACTGCTGACCATCAATGTGGAATACTATTTGGCCGACGGCAAGGAGCCTTTAATGTCCtttgat aCCATGCGTACAATGGAACTGATTCTCCGTCAAAAATTAGATTCCGATCGCTCCAAGTATTTACCGCCGATAAAACGTGGtggatatattgatatatacaTGACTAGCTCAG CATGCATGTACACATTTAGTAGCCCCAAAGTAATTGCGTCGATGCAAA ATGAACGCATCATCGAGTATGACATTGATACACTGGTGTATGAGGCACGTTCGCCGTTCCAGAAGATTCAGATTATGCACTCCAAAACGCTGGGAAATATGCTTATCCTCGACGAACTGCAGA ACATTGCCGAGTCCGATTTGATTTACACAGAAACCCTAATGGGTCGCGGCATTGAGAACTACGAGGGCAAGGAGATTTGCATTCTTGGCGGCGGTGATGGTGCTCTCTTGTATGAGTTGCTCAAGGAGAAGCCAAAGCATGTCGTTATGCTGGAGATTGATGAGCTGGTCATGCAGGCCTGCAACAAGTATTTGAACACCATTTGTGGCGATGTCCTTGAGAAACGCAAGACCGAACAATACGAGATCATTGTGGGCGATTGTGTGGAGTATATGAAGAAGTTTATCGCTGATGGCCGCAAGTTTGATTACGTTTTCGGAGATCTTACTGATATACCCATCTCGGGTGCACCGATTGGTGAATGCTGGGATTTTATACGTACCATTTTTGAGCATTCATTCAAGTTGTTGAAACCAGATGGCAAGTTCTTGACCCATGGAAATGGCACCAGCTGCTTGGAATCGTTGCAGTTGTTTGAGGATCAGTTGCGTTTGCTGAAGCCGAAGGTGAAGTTTACCACATCGAAGGCATTTGTGCCGTCGTTCATGGAAGAATGGCTGTTCTATCAAGTGACCTTCGCTTGA
- the LOC133840637 gene encoding spermine synthase isoform X2, with protein sequence MALQTILFDFTLDAEKTATSSQRQDVARVVRNELEHVFSQLELAYSMESLDGGYFAVLHENKETIITCRIFQKGLLTINVEYYLADGKEPLMSFDTMRTMELILRQKLDSDRSKYLPPIKRGGYIDIYMTSSDERIIEYDIDTLVYEARSPFQKIQIMHSKTLGNMLILDELQNIAESDLIYTETLMGRGIENYEGKEICILGGGDGALLYELLKEKPKHVVMLEIDELVMQACNKYLNTICGDVLEKRKTEQYEIIVGDCVEYMKKFIADGRKFDYVFGDLTDIPISGAPIGECWDFIRTIFEHSFKLLKPDGKFLTHGNGTSCLESLQLFEDQLRLLKPKVKFTTSKAFVPSFMEEWLFYQVTFA encoded by the exons ATGGCGCTCCAGACAATACTTTTCGATTTTACACTGGATGCTGAGAAAACAGCAACATCTTCGCAACGTCAGGACGTTGCCCGTGTCGTTCGTAACGAGTTGGAACATGTGTTCTCCCAGCTGGAATTGGCATATTCTATGGAATCCCTGGATGGCGGATACTTTGCGGTGCTGCACGAGAATAAGGAGACCATTATCACTTGCCGCATCTTCCAGAAGGGACTGCTGACCATCAATGTGGAATACTATTTGGCCGACGGCAAGGAGCCTTTAATGTCCtttgat aCCATGCGTACAATGGAACTGATTCTCCGTCAAAAATTAGATTCCGATCGCTCCAAGTATTTACCGCCGATAAAACGTGGtggatatattgatatatacaTGACTAGCTCAG ATGAACGCATCATCGAGTATGACATTGATACACTGGTGTATGAGGCACGTTCGCCGTTCCAGAAGATTCAGATTATGCACTCCAAAACGCTGGGAAATATGCTTATCCTCGACGAACTGCAGA ACATTGCCGAGTCCGATTTGATTTACACAGAAACCCTAATGGGTCGCGGCATTGAGAACTACGAGGGCAAGGAGATTTGCATTCTTGGCGGCGGTGATGGTGCTCTCTTGTATGAGTTGCTCAAGGAGAAGCCAAAGCATGTCGTTATGCTGGAGATTGATGAGCTGGTCATGCAGGCCTGCAACAAGTATTTGAACACCATTTGTGGCGATGTCCTTGAGAAACGCAAGACCGAACAATACGAGATCATTGTGGGCGATTGTGTGGAGTATATGAAGAAGTTTATCGCTGATGGCCGCAAGTTTGATTACGTTTTCGGAGATCTTACTGATATACCCATCTCGGGTGCACCGATTGGTGAATGCTGGGATTTTATACGTACCATTTTTGAGCATTCATTCAAGTTGTTGAAACCAGATGGCAAGTTCTTGACCCATGGAAATGGCACCAGCTGCTTGGAATCGTTGCAGTTGTTTGAGGATCAGTTGCGTTTGCTGAAGCCGAAGGTGAAGTTTACCACATCGAAGGCATTTGTGCCGTCGTTCATGGAAGAATGGCTGTTCTATCAAGTGACCTTCGCTTGA